One part of the Cyanobacteria bacterium QS_8_64_29 genome encodes these proteins:
- the thiS gene encoding thiamine biosynthesis protein ThiS, which produces MAERAPIAVQVNGQTRHCPAPLAVPEALEQLGFDPRLVALEYNGEILPRERWPQTWLQAGDRLEVVTIVGGG; this is translated from the coding sequence ATGGCTGAGCGCGCCCCCATTGCCGTTCAGGTCAACGGCCAGACCCGCCACTGCCCGGCCCCGCTTGCCGTTCCCGAAGCGCTGGAGCAGTTGGGCTTTGACCCGCGGTTGGTGGCGCTGGAGTACAACGGCGAGATTTTGCCCCGAGAGCGCTGGCCCCAGACCTGGTTGCAAGCCGGCGATCGTCTCGAGGTCGTAACCATCGTTGGCGGTGGTTAA
- the mrdA gene encoding penicillin-binding protein 2, translated as MTTFGPSASPRSQASWPRWVQHGRAVGFMLLVSLVLLGGLGSRLAYLQLLQGERNRTLAQSNRIRVLPQPPVRGNLYDRNGKVLAGNQLSRAAYVWPLVQRNPDWPQIRERLVRILDPSQPEIQQRIERADPRSPKLIRIARDLSPAQMTALAEHRPQLEGVEIEVEQVRRYPHGKAAAHVLGYTAPITRGELIRRRDEGYRMDDVIGRMGIEAAFDRQLRGEWGGQRVAVNAAGNIERVLGEQPAQAGQDITLTLDLGLQKAAEKALGTRKGAVVALDPSSGAVRAMVSHPSFDPNVFSGTVDSATWQRLQSKDNPFVNRAVRGFPPASTFKLVTATAGLESPEFSPNTVLNTYPYITAHGLKFREWNGAGFGPLGFAGALQNSSNTFFGQVGKRLGGEPLLRWAKTYGYGSPTGIALPSESSGLLPTHEWRQDNMDRPWGTGDAVNLALGQGFTLATPLQVAAAFAVPANGGDRVQPHLRQGADTIRRSIHIQPQHLQLIRRGLRQVVQAGTGKALNVSELPAAAGKSGTAEVRGLAHAWFAGFAPFKDPEIVVVAFAEHSGGGGGSVAGPIVRKVMKAHFGVSDKKNGEGKPDSSSG; from the coding sequence ATGACCACGTTTGGGCCGAGCGCCTCGCCGCGCTCTCAGGCTAGCTGGCCCCGATGGGTACAGCATGGCCGGGCGGTTGGGTTCATGCTGCTGGTCAGCCTAGTGCTGTTAGGCGGCCTGGGGTCGCGCCTGGCCTACTTGCAGCTGCTCCAAGGCGAGCGCAACCGTACGCTGGCGCAAAGCAATCGCATTCGGGTGCTGCCCCAGCCCCCAGTGCGGGGCAATCTCTACGACCGCAACGGCAAGGTGCTGGCTGGCAACCAGCTCTCGCGCGCTGCCTACGTCTGGCCGCTGGTGCAACGGAATCCGGACTGGCCCCAGATCCGGGAGCGGCTCGTCCGCATCCTGGATCCGTCCCAACCTGAAATCCAGCAGCGGATCGAGCGCGCCGATCCCCGCTCCCCCAAGCTGATCCGGATCGCGCGCGATCTGAGCCCAGCCCAAATGACGGCGCTCGCCGAGCACCGGCCCCAGCTGGAGGGCGTCGAGATTGAGGTCGAGCAGGTACGGCGCTACCCGCATGGCAAAGCCGCCGCCCACGTGCTGGGCTACACGGCACCCATTACGCGCGGTGAACTCATTCGGCGGCGAGACGAAGGCTATCGCATGGACGATGTCATCGGCCGCATGGGAATCGAAGCGGCTTTCGACCGGCAACTGCGCGGCGAATGGGGCGGGCAGCGCGTCGCCGTCAATGCAGCCGGCAATATCGAGCGCGTTTTGGGCGAGCAGCCCGCCCAAGCCGGCCAAGACATCACCCTAACCCTGGATCTGGGCTTGCAAAAGGCGGCCGAGAAAGCCCTGGGGACGCGCAAGGGGGCCGTTGTCGCCCTCGATCCCAGCAGTGGGGCCGTGCGGGCCATGGTCAGCCACCCCAGCTTCGATCCCAACGTCTTTTCCGGCACGGTGGACTCGGCGACCTGGCAGCGCTTGCAATCCAAGGACAATCCCTTTGTCAATCGGGCCGTTCGGGGCTTTCCGCCCGCTTCCACCTTTAAATTGGTGACTGCCACAGCGGGGCTGGAATCGCCCGAGTTTTCACCCAATACCGTCCTCAACACCTATCCCTACATTACGGCTCACGGCCTCAAGTTCCGCGAGTGGAACGGGGCCGGATTCGGCCCGCTGGGATTTGCCGGCGCGCTGCAAAACAGCAGCAACACCTTTTTCGGCCAAGTGGGCAAGCGCCTGGGCGGCGAACCGCTGCTCCGCTGGGCCAAAACCTACGGCTACGGCTCGCCAACGGGCATCGCGCTGCCGTCCGAGTCGTCCGGGTTGCTGCCCACGCACGAGTGGCGGCAAGACAACATGGACCGTCCCTGGGGGACCGGCGATGCCGTCAACCTGGCACTGGGGCAAGGGTTTACCCTGGCCACGCCGTTGCAAGTGGCAGCGGCGTTTGCCGTACCGGCCAACGGCGGCGATCGCGTGCAGCCGCACCTGCGCCAGGGCGCCGATACCATCCGGCGCTCGATCCACATCCAGCCCCAACACTTGCAGCTCATCCGGCGCGGGCTGCGCCAGGTGGTGCAAGCGGGCACGGGAAAAGCGCTCAACGTATCCGAGCTCCCCGCGGCGGCTGGCAAAAGCGGCACGGCCGAAGTAAGGGGACTGGCCCACGCTTGGTTTGCCGGCTTTGCGCCCTTTAAGGACCCCGAGATTGTGGTCGTTGCCTTTGCCGAGCACTCTGGTGGGGGCGGCGGATCGGTGGCCGGACCCATTGTGCGCAAGGTCATGAAGGCCCATTTTGGCGTCTCAGATAAAAAAAATGGCGAAGGCAAACCAGATAGCAGTTCAGGGTAG
- the ppnK gene encoding NAD(+) kinase (catalyzes the phosphorylation of NAD to NADP): MPKAGIIYNDSKAIARRTAGELSDKLAARGWEVCLATGFGGILGYSQPETPVCNTRIEELAPEGFDESVAFSIVLGGDGTALAAFRQLAPRNIPLLPVNTGHMGFLTETYLNQLPQALERVLAGDYEIEERTMLAVRVFRQDALLWEALCLNEMALHREPLTSMCHFEVEVGHHAPIDIAADGLIVATPTGSTAYSLSSGGPVVTPDVPVLQLVPICPHSLASRALVFSDAEPLTVAPATESQLVMVVDGNGGCYVTPDDRLELARSAHSARFIRLQSNEFFRVLREKLGWGLPHVAKPTSVELP; encoded by the coding sequence GTGCCCAAAGCAGGCATCATCTACAACGACTCCAAGGCGATCGCGCGCCGGACCGCCGGCGAGCTGAGCGACAAGCTGGCGGCGCGCGGCTGGGAAGTCTGTCTGGCGACCGGCTTTGGCGGCATTTTGGGGTATTCCCAGCCCGAGACGCCGGTTTGCAACACGCGCATCGAGGAGCTCGCGCCTGAGGGCTTCGACGAGAGCGTCGCCTTTAGCATCGTTTTGGGCGGCGATGGTACTGCCCTGGCCGCTTTCCGGCAGCTAGCGCCGCGCAACATCCCGCTGCTGCCGGTCAACACCGGGCACATGGGGTTTCTAACCGAAACCTATCTCAACCAGCTGCCCCAGGCCCTCGAGCGCGTGCTCGCCGGGGATTACGAAATTGAAGAGCGCACCATGCTGGCAGTGCGCGTCTTTCGCCAAGACGCGCTGCTGTGGGAAGCCCTCTGCCTCAACGAAATGGCGCTGCATCGGGAGCCGCTCACCAGCATGTGCCATTTCGAAGTTGAAGTGGGCCACCATGCCCCCATCGACATTGCAGCCGATGGCTTAATTGTGGCAACCCCGACGGGCTCGACCGCCTACTCGCTCAGCTCGGGGGGACCGGTGGTAACGCCGGATGTGCCGGTGCTGCAGCTAGTGCCCATCTGCCCCCACTCGCTGGCCTCGCGCGCGCTGGTTTTTTCGGATGCGGAACCGCTGACCGTCGCCCCAGCAACCGAGAGCCAGTTGGTCATGGTGGTCGATGGTAACGGCGGTTGCTACGTGACGCCCGACGATCGCCTCGAGCTGGCGCGATCGGCACACTCGGCCCGATTCATTCGCCTGCAATCGAACGAGTTCTTCCGCGTCCTGCGCGAGAAGCTGGGCTGGGGCCTGCCGCACGTCGCCAAGCCTACCTCGGTGGAGCTACCCTGA
- a CDS encoding 3-beta hydroxysteroid dehydrogenase, with product MKVLLVGATGTLGRQVARRALEQGHHVRCLVRNPKQAAFLKEWGAELVRGDLCQPDTLPPALAGMEATIDAATARPTDRRGIQGIDWHGKVALIQAAKMAEVERYIFFSLLDAEAYPHVPLMQIKQCTESFLQEAGMNYTILRPCGFMQGLIGQYAIPILDEQAVWVTGEDTPLAYMDTVDIAKFAVRALEVRETEQRSFPVVGTRAWRASEVIAVCERLSGKEAKISRIPLGFLRFMRRLTRFFEWTQNAADRLAFAEVLASGRPLDAPMDEVYATFGLDPKETTTLEEYLQEYFNRILQKLKELGYDEASRRKKIPFKK from the coding sequence ATGAAGGTATTGCTGGTCGGTGCCACCGGCACCCTGGGCAGGCAAGTTGCGCGCCGAGCGCTCGAGCAAGGCCATCACGTCCGCTGCTTGGTTCGCAATCCCAAACAGGCTGCGTTCCTCAAAGAGTGGGGCGCTGAGCTCGTTCGCGGCGATCTCTGCCAGCCCGATACCTTGCCGCCGGCCCTGGCGGGGATGGAAGCCACTATCGACGCGGCAACCGCCCGCCCCACTGATCGCCGAGGCATTCAAGGCATTGACTGGCACGGGAAAGTTGCGCTCATCCAGGCCGCCAAAATGGCCGAGGTCGAGCGCTACATCTTTTTTTCGCTGCTCGATGCCGAGGCCTATCCGCACGTGCCGCTAATGCAGATCAAGCAGTGCACAGAATCCTTCCTGCAGGAAGCCGGCATGAACTACACCATCCTGCGCCCGTGCGGGTTCATGCAAGGCTTAATCGGCCAGTACGCTATTCCCATTCTGGACGAGCAAGCCGTCTGGGTAACGGGCGAAGACACCCCGCTGGCGTACATGGACACTGTCGATATTGCCAAGTTTGCGGTGCGCGCCTTAGAGGTCCGCGAGACGGAGCAGCGCAGCTTTCCCGTTGTGGGAACGCGGGCTTGGCGGGCGAGCGAAGTCATTGCCGTATGCGAGCGCCTATCCGGCAAGGAAGCCAAGATTTCGCGCATTCCGCTAGGCTTTTTGCGCTTTATGCGCCGTTTGACGCGCTTTTTTGAATGGACGCAGAATGCGGCCGATCGCCTGGCGTTTGCCGAGGTGCTGGCAAGCGGAAGACCTCTCGATGCGCCCATGGACGAGGTTTATGCCACCTTCGGCCTCGATCCCAAAGAAACGACCACCCTGGAGGAGTACCTGCAGGAGTACTTTAACCGCATCCTGCAAAAGCTCAAAGAGCTGGGCTACGACGAAGCGAGCCGGCGCAAAAAGATTCCGTTTAAAAAGTAG